A region of Flavobacterium album DNA encodes the following proteins:
- the nuoI gene encoding NADH-quinone oxidoreductase subunit NuoI, protein MSIETMSLSGRKKEVSNKKMTFLESLYLVTILKGLFITIRHLFRRKVTIKYPEQTREMSPVYRGQHMLMRDEEGRERCTACGLCALSCPAEAITMKAEERKPDEMHLYREEKYASIYEINMLRCIFCGLCEEACPKQAIYLTKSRTMVRSNSDREDFIFGKDKLVMPLDMAIDNTKKPQMAK, encoded by the coding sequence ATGTCAATAGAAACCATGTCATTATCGGGACGAAAGAAGGAGGTTTCCAACAAAAAGATGACTTTTTTGGAAAGCCTTTACCTTGTGACGATCTTAAAAGGCCTGTTCATTACCATCAGGCACTTATTTAGGCGCAAAGTAACTATAAAATACCCGGAACAGACCCGTGAGATGAGTCCGGTATACCGCGGCCAGCACATGCTGATGCGCGACGAGGAAGGCCGTGAGCGCTGTACAGCCTGTGGGTTGTGCGCCCTCTCCTGCCCTGCTGAGGCGATCACTATGAAAGCCGAAGAGCGCAAGCCGGACGAGATGCACCTGTACCGTGAAGAGAAATATGCTTCTATTTATGAGATCAACATGCTGCGCTGCATTTTCTGTGGGCTGTGTGAGGAAGCGTGCCCTAAACAGGCTATCTATCTTACCAAATCAAGGACGATGGTACGCTCTAACAGCGACAGGGAAGACTTTATCTTTGGTAAGGACAAACTGGTGATGCCGCTTGATATGGCAATAGACAATACTAAAAAACCCCAAATGGCAAAATAG
- the nuoH gene encoding NADH-quinone oxidoreductase subunit NuoH: MDQAIIIEKSVVIIAVFALTMVMAMYSTLAERKIAAWLQDRIGPNRAGKGGILQPLADGLKLFSKEEFFPNTPNRFLFIVGPFISMSTALMTSAVIPWGDKLHVFGRDVILQATDIDVAILYVFGVLSVGVYGIMIGGWASNNKFSLMSAMRASSQMISYEVAMGLSIIALIMMTGTLSLKEIAAGQEGMNWNVFYQPVGFLIFLVCSFAETNRTPFDLAECEAELIGGYHTEYSSMKMGFYLFAEYASMFISSTILAVLYFGAYNYPGMEWMKENVGVNTANVIGMVVLFAKLCFFIFFYMWVRWTVPRFRYDQLMRLGWKMLIPLAIANIIITGIIILINDGNFTF; the protein is encoded by the coding sequence ATGGATCAGGCTATAATTATAGAAAAGAGCGTTGTCATCATTGCAGTTTTTGCTTTGACAATGGTCATGGCGATGTACTCCACACTGGCTGAAAGAAAGATCGCCGCATGGCTCCAGGACCGTATAGGCCCGAACCGCGCCGGTAAAGGTGGTATATTACAGCCCCTTGCCGACGGTTTGAAGCTGTTCTCCAAAGAGGAATTCTTCCCCAACACCCCGAACAGGTTCCTGTTCATCGTAGGGCCGTTCATTTCGATGAGCACCGCGCTAATGACCAGCGCCGTTATACCGTGGGGCGACAAGCTGCACGTATTCGGGCGCGATGTTATCCTGCAGGCCACCGATATTGACGTAGCGATACTGTATGTATTCGGCGTACTGTCGGTAGGTGTTTACGGCATCATGATCGGCGGATGGGCTTCCAACAACAAATTCTCACTGATGAGCGCCATGCGTGCCTCATCGCAAATGATATCCTATGAGGTAGCGATGGGACTTTCGATCATTGCGCTTATCATGATGACAGGCACACTGAGCCTTAAAGAGATAGCAGCCGGTCAGGAAGGAATGAACTGGAACGTATTCTACCAGCCGGTGGGCTTCCTGATATTCCTCGTTTGTTCGTTCGCAGAGACCAACCGTACGCCTTTTGACCTTGCCGAGTGTGAGGCAGAGCTTATCGGCGGTTACCACACAGAATATTCTTCGATGAAAATGGGCTTTTACCTGTTTGCCGAATATGCGAGTATGTTCATCTCGTCAACGATACTTGCCGTGCTTTACTTTGGGGCATACAACTACCCTGGTATGGAATGGATGAAAGAGAACGTGGGTGTTAACACTGCCAACGTTATCGGTATGGTGGTGCTTTTCGCAAAACTGTGCTTCTTCATCTTCTTCTATATGTGGGTGCGCTGGACGGTGCCGAGGTTCCGTTATGACCAGCTGATGCGCCTTGGATGGAAGATGCTGATTCCGTTGGCTATAGCCAATATCATCATTACCGGTATAATAATATTAATAAACGACGGTAATTTTACATTCTAA
- the aspS gene encoding aspartate--tRNA ligase, with translation MYRSHNCGELNASHINQEVTLAGWVQKSRNKGFMIWVDLRDRYGITQLIFDTGRTQKEVFNSAASLGREFVIQVKGTVIEREAKNPNMATGDIEILVSELTILNASILPPFSIEDETDGGEELRMKYRYLDIRRNPVKNSLIFRHKVGIEVRNYLSKQGFIEVETPVLIKSTPEGARDFVVPSRMNEGQFYALPQSPQTFKQLLMVGGMDKYFQIVKCFRDEDLRADRQPEFTQIDCEMAFVEQEDIIQTFEGLASHLLKEIKGIETGPFPRMTYDEAMKKYGNDKPDIRFGMEFGELNEVTQHKDFAVFNSSELVVGIAVPGAGAYTRKQIDELIEWVKRPQVGASGMVYAKYEADGSIKSSVDKFYDQGDLQKWSEITGAKPGDLILVLSGDAHKTRTRMSALRMELATRLGLRNPEVFAPLWVVDFPLLEWDEDTSRFHAMHHPFTSPKPEDMPLLETNPAAVRANAYDLVLNGNEIGGGSIRIHDKATQSLMFKYLGFTEEQAKAQFGFLMDAFQFGAPPHGGLAFGFDRLVAILGGQETIRDFIAFPKNNSGRDVMIDAPSAIDNAQLDELHIRLK, from the coding sequence ATGTATAGAAGCCATAATTGCGGCGAACTCAACGCCTCTCATATAAACCAGGAAGTAACATTAGCAGGATGGGTGCAGAAGTCCCGCAACAAAGGATTTATGATCTGGGTCGACCTGCGTGACCGCTATGGCATTACCCAACTTATATTTGACACGGGCCGCACCCAAAAAGAAGTTTTCAACAGCGCCGCTTCACTGGGCCGCGAATTCGTTATTCAGGTAAAAGGCACCGTTATAGAGCGCGAGGCTAAAAACCCAAATATGGCTACAGGCGATATAGAGATATTGGTGAGCGAGCTTACCATACTTAATGCATCTATCCTCCCTCCTTTCTCCATAGAAGATGAGACCGACGGCGGCGAAGAGCTCCGTATGAAATACCGCTACCTCGACATCCGCAGGAACCCGGTAAAGAACAGCCTTATCTTCCGCCACAAAGTAGGTATCGAGGTGCGTAACTATCTTTCCAAACAAGGATTTATTGAGGTGGAAACACCTGTGCTTATAAAATCGACACCCGAGGGCGCACGCGACTTCGTAGTACCTTCCCGTATGAACGAAGGACAGTTCTATGCCCTTCCGCAATCGCCACAGACATTTAAGCAGCTGCTAATGGTAGGTGGTATGGATAAGTATTTCCAGATCGTGAAATGTTTTAGGGATGAAGACCTCCGTGCCGACCGCCAGCCGGAATTCACGCAGATCGACTGCGAAATGGCTTTTGTGGAACAGGAAGACATTATACAGACGTTCGAAGGCCTTGCAAGCCACTTATTAAAAGAGATAAAAGGTATCGAAACCGGGCCGTTCCCAAGAATGACCTACGACGAAGCCATGAAAAAATACGGCAATGACAAGCCGGACATCCGTTTCGGGATGGAATTCGGTGAATTGAATGAAGTAACGCAGCATAAAGATTTTGCAGTGTTCAACAGTTCAGAGCTTGTTGTAGGTATCGCCGTTCCCGGCGCAGGAGCCTATACAAGGAAACAGATCGACGAGCTTATCGAATGGGTAAAACGCCCGCAGGTAGGCGCCAGCGGCATGGTATACGCCAAGTATGAGGCTGACGGCTCTATCAAATCATCGGTAGATAAATTCTACGACCAGGGCGACCTGCAAAAATGGTCTGAAATAACGGGAGCAAAACCGGGCGACCTTATATTGGTGCTATCGGGCGACGCGCACAAAACACGTACCCGCATGAGCGCCCTGCGTATGGAACTGGCTACACGCCTGGGTCTTCGTAACCCTGAAGTATTCGCACCGCTGTGGGTGGTAGATTTCCCACTTTTGGAATGGGACGAGGATACATCGCGCTTCCACGCCATGCACCACCCGTTCACCTCTCCAAAACCGGAAGATATGCCGCTTTTGGAAACCAACCCGGCAGCTGTCAGGGCCAATGCCTACGACCTGGTGCTTAACGGCAACGAGATAGGAGGCGGATCTATAAGGATACATGACAAGGCCACGCAGTCACTAATGTTCAAATACCTTGGCTTTACCGAAGAGCAGGCGAAGGCACAGTTTGGCTTCCTGATGGATGCGTTCCAGTTTGGCGCGCCGCCGCACGGAGGGCTTGCATTCGGCTTCGACAGGCTGGTAGCGATACTTGGCGGGCAGGAAACCATCCGCGACTTTATTGCGTTCCCTAAGAATAACTCAGGCCGCGACGTTATGATCGATGCGCCATCGGCTATTGATAATGCACAGCTGGATGAGCTGCATATCAGGTTGAAATAA
- a CDS encoding NADH-quinone oxidoreductase subunit B — MSNSKDIKLVDTPEGVEGQGFFATKLDTVVGLARANSLWPLPFATSCCGIEFMATMASHYDVARFGSERMSFSPRQADMLLVMGTIAKKMAPILRQVYEQMSEPRWVIAVGACASSGGVFDTYSVLQGIDKVIPVDVYVPGCPPRPEQILDGIMKLQDIVKSESVRRRSSPEYQELMASYNIT, encoded by the coding sequence ATGAGCAATTCAAAAGATATAAAATTGGTTGACACTCCGGAAGGAGTAGAAGGACAGGGATTTTTTGCCACCAAACTTGACACCGTGGTAGGGCTTGCGCGTGCCAACTCGCTTTGGCCGCTTCCTTTCGCGACATCGTGCTGCGGTATCGAATTCATGGCTACAATGGCTTCGCATTATGATGTGGCCCGTTTCGGCTCTGAGCGTATGAGCTTCTCGCCGCGCCAGGCTGACATGCTGCTGGTTATGGGTACCATTGCCAAAAAGATGGCTCCTATCCTCCGTCAGGTATATGAGCAGATGAGCGAGCCGCGCTGGGTTATTGCCGTAGGCGCGTGTGCTTCTTCGGGTGGTGTATTCGATACCTATTCTGTACTTCAGGGTATTGACAAAGTGATACCGGTAGACGTTTACGTACCGGGATGCCCGCCAAGGCCGGAACAGATACTGGATGGCATCATGAAGCTCCAGGATATCGTTAAATCAGAATCCGTAAGGAGGAGAAGCTCGCCGGAATACCAGGAACTGATGGCTTCTTATAATATTACATAA
- a CDS encoding 2Fe-2S iron-sulfur cluster-binding protein codes for MKVTIDGQEIDVEPGTTILQAARKIGGESVPPAMCYYSKLKGSGGKCRCCLVEVSKGSDANPTPMPKLVASCVTGVMDGMEVKSITSERVVDARKSVTEFLLINHPLDCPICDQAGECDLQNLSFKNGSSKTRFIEEKRTFEPENIGPNIQLHMNRCILCYRCVMTADQLTDGRVHGVVNRGDHSQISTCISKAIDNEFSGNMIDVCPVGALTDKTFRFKQRVWFNKPYNAHRNCTKCCGKTTLWMFGEEIQRVTARKDEYHEVEEFICNECRFDHKDPKDWVIEGPRKFEKDSVINQNNYTRKLDKVVIETESQILLGREQDRKKISMTAIPLKKDEVQVFKEGQI; via the coding sequence ATGAAAGTAACAATAGACGGACAGGAAATAGACGTAGAACCGGGGACCACCATCCTGCAGGCTGCGCGTAAGATAGGCGGCGAATCAGTGCCGCCTGCCATGTGCTACTATTCCAAACTGAAGGGAAGCGGGGGCAAATGCCGCTGCTGCCTGGTAGAGGTTTCCAAAGGAAGCGATGCCAACCCTACTCCGATGCCAAAACTGGTAGCCTCATGTGTTACCGGCGTTATGGACGGTATGGAGGTGAAAAGCATCACTTCGGAAAGGGTTGTGGATGCACGCAAATCGGTAACGGAATTCCTATTGATCAACCACCCGCTGGACTGCCCTATATGCGACCAGGCCGGGGAGTGCGACCTGCAGAACCTGAGCTTTAAGAACGGTTCGTCCAAAACGCGTTTTATCGAAGAGAAAAGGACTTTTGAGCCTGAGAATATAGGTCCGAATATCCAGCTGCACATGAACCGCTGCATATTGTGCTACCGCTGCGTTATGACCGCCGACCAGCTTACGGACGGAAGAGTGCACGGCGTAGTGAACCGCGGCGACCATTCGCAGATATCTACCTGCATCTCTAAAGCTATTGACAATGAGTTCTCCGGCAACATGATTGATGTGTGTCCTGTAGGCGCATTGACCGATAAGACGTTCCGCTTTAAGCAAAGGGTATGGTTCAACAAGCCGTACAATGCGCACAGGAATTGCACGAAATGCTGTGGCAAGACCACGCTTTGGATGTTTGGCGAAGAGATACAAAGGGTTACGGCACGTAAGGATGAATACCATGAAGTAGAAGAATTCATCTGCAACGAATGCCGTTTTGACCACAAAGACCCTAAAGACTGGGTTATTGAAGGCCCAAGAAAATTCGAGAAAGACTCGGTTATCAACCAGAACAATTATACAAGGAAGCTGGATAAAGTGGTTATTGAGACCGAGAGCCAGATACTCCTTGGCCGCGAGCAGGATCGCAAGAAGATCAGTATGACTGCTATCCCGTTGAAAAAAGACGAAGTTCAGGTATTTAAAGAAGGACAAATATAA
- a CDS encoding NADH-quinone oxidoreductase subunit J family protein: protein MITTLFYILSAITLATAFLTIFSKNPIHSAIYLVLCFFSIAGHYLMFNAQFLAIVHVIVYSGAIMILMLFTIMLMNLNKEDEKNKSVLTQIAAVIAFCLVAFVLLATFVKAQPQLEYVTSGKDFQSIKILGQVLLNEYMVPFEFASVLLLVSMIGAVLLSKKEHINN from the coding sequence ATGATCACAACATTATTCTACATTTTATCGGCCATTACACTTGCTACGGCGTTTTTGACAATATTCAGCAAAAACCCGATACACAGTGCCATTTACCTTGTACTCTGCTTTTTCTCTATCGCAGGGCATTACCTGATGTTCAACGCACAGTTTCTTGCAATCGTACACGTTATCGTTTACTCCGGGGCCATCATGATACTCATGCTCTTTACGATAATGCTCATGAACCTCAATAAGGAAGACGAAAAGAACAAATCAGTCCTCACGCAGATAGCGGCAGTGATCGCTTTCTGCCTTGTAGCGTTCGTATTGTTGGCAACATTCGTTAAGGCGCAGCCGCAGCTTGAATATGTTACTTCCGGAAAAGATTTCCAGTCGATCAAAATATTAGGCCAGGTATTGCTTAACGAATATATGGTTCCGTTCGAATTTGCATCAGTACTACTTCTGGTATCGATGATCGGGGCGGTATTATTATCTAAAAAAGAACATATTAATAATTAG
- the nuoE gene encoding complex I 24 kDa subunit family protein produces the protein MEISNAKQVINITPELQARIDELLSHYPADKRKSALLPILHDVQDAHDNWLSIELQDKVAEIIGIQPIEVYEVVSFYTMYNQKPIGKFMFEFCRTSCCAVRGTEDLMEYTCSKLGVQEGEVTPDGMFQVVGVECLGACGYAPMMQLGDYYKEHLTKEKIDTIIDDCRAGKIDLHKQAITE, from the coding sequence ATGGAAATATCAAACGCAAAACAGGTTATAAATATCACTCCTGAACTTCAGGCAAGGATCGATGAGCTATTGAGCCACTACCCTGCCGATAAAAGGAAGTCGGCCCTGCTGCCTATCCTTCATGATGTGCAGGATGCGCACGACAACTGGCTGAGCATAGAGCTTCAGGACAAAGTTGCCGAGATCATTGGCATACAGCCTATTGAAGTATATGAGGTAGTATCGTTCTACACGATGTACAACCAAAAGCCAATTGGCAAATTCATGTTCGAATTCTGCAGGACATCGTGCTGCGCAGTTCGCGGTACCGAGGACCTGATGGAATATACCTGCAGCAAACTGGGCGTACAGGAAGGTGAAGTAACGCCTGACGGCATGTTCCAGGTGGTTGGCGTAGAGTGCCTTGGTGCCTGCGGCTATGCCCCTATGATGCAGCTTGGCGATTACTACAAAGAACACCTGACCAAAGAAAAGATCGATACGATTATCGACGATTGCAGGGCAGGAAAAATAGATTTACATAAACAGGCCATAACGGAATAG
- the nuoF gene encoding NADH-quinone oxidoreductase subunit NuoF: MGQKILLEHAQVPGIKTYEIYRKVGGYRSVEKALKSMTPDEVVEEVKTSGLRGRGGAGFPTGMKWSFIDKKSGKPRHLVCNADESEPGTFKDRYLMEYIPHLLIEGMITSSYALGCNLSYIYIRGEYMWVFRILETAIKEAYANGWLGKNILGSGFDLDLHVHCGAGAYICGEETALIESLEGKRGNPRIKPPFPAVSGLWANPTVVNNVESIAAVPWIVNNTGAEYAKIGIGRSTGTKLISASGHCKNPGVYEIDLGLSVDEFMNSDEYLGGMMDDRPLKALVPGGSSVPILPAHLIFKTTEGNDRLMTYESLSEGGFASGSMLGSGGFIVYNDTTCIVRNTWNFSRFYHHESCGQCSPCREGTGWMEKVLHRIEHGHGREEDIELLWDIQRKIEGNTICPLGDAAAWPVAAAIRHFRDEFEYHVRFPEKIKNRDHFVAEPFEKVKHLVAKEVV, from the coding sequence ATGGGACAAAAGATATTATTAGAGCACGCACAGGTGCCGGGGATAAAGACCTACGAGATATACCGCAAAGTTGGCGGTTACCGCTCTGTAGAAAAAGCGCTGAAAAGCATGACCCCGGACGAAGTGGTGGAAGAGGTAAAAACTTCGGGGCTGCGCGGTCGTGGTGGCGCAGGTTTCCCAACAGGGATGAAGTGGAGCTTTATCGACAAGAAATCGGGCAAGCCAAGGCATTTGGTTTGCAATGCGGACGAGTCGGAGCCGGGAACTTTTAAGGACCGCTACCTGATGGAGTATATTCCGCACCTTTTGATCGAAGGGATGATCACGTCTAGCTATGCGCTTGGCTGTAATCTTTCGTACATCTACATCCGTGGCGAATACATGTGGGTATTCCGCATACTGGAAACAGCAATAAAAGAAGCCTATGCCAACGGATGGCTGGGCAAGAATATATTAGGTTCGGGCTTCGACCTTGACCTTCATGTGCACTGTGGTGCCGGCGCTTACATTTGCGGTGAAGAAACCGCCCTTATCGAATCGCTGGAAGGCAAAAGGGGCAATCCGAGGATCAAGCCGCCATTCCCTGCGGTAAGCGGGCTTTGGGCTAACCCAACCGTGGTGAACAACGTGGAATCGATCGCGGCAGTGCCATGGATCGTGAACAATACCGGCGCGGAATATGCCAAAATAGGTATAGGCCGCTCTACAGGAACAAAATTAATATCAGCTTCGGGGCATTGTAAAAACCCTGGCGTATATGAAATAGACCTTGGATTGAGCGTTGACGAGTTCATGAACTCCGACGAATACCTGGGCGGAATGATGGATGACAGGCCATTGAAGGCATTGGTTCCCGGAGGCTCTTCGGTGCCGATCCTTCCTGCACATCTTATTTTTAAAACGACCGAAGGCAACGACAGGCTGATGACCTACGAATCGCTTAGCGAAGGCGGGTTTGCATCGGGCTCGATGCTGGGATCGGGCGGTTTCATCGTGTATAACGATACTACCTGCATTGTGCGCAACACCTGGAATTTCTCCCGTTTTTACCATCACGAAAGCTGTGGGCAGTGCTCGCCATGCCGTGAAGGTACCGGATGGATGGAGAAAGTACTGCACCGTATCGAGCACGGCCACGGCCGCGAGGAGGATATCGAGCTGCTTTGGGACATCCAGCGAAAAATAGAAGGCAACACCATCTGCCCTCTTGGCGATGCGGCAGCATGGCCGGTAGCGGCGGCGATACGCCATTTCAGGGACGAGTTTGAATACCACGTTCGTTTCCCTGAGAAAATCAAGAACCGTGACCACTTTGTAGCCGAGCCTTTTGAGAAGGTGAAGCATTTGGTGGCAAAAGAAGTAGTATAA
- the nuoK gene encoding NADH-quinone oxidoreductase subunit NuoK, with the protein MENILQEIGIENYIYLSALLFCIGVFGVLYRRNAIVMFMSIEIMLNAVNLLLVAFSTYHQDAQGQVFVFFSMAVAAAEVAVGLAILVAVYRNLNNIDIDNLKNLKG; encoded by the coding sequence ATGGAAAATATATTACAGGAAATAGGCATCGAAAACTATATTTACCTATCTGCGCTGCTGTTCTGCATCGGGGTATTCGGGGTATTGTACAGGAGGAATGCCATCGTGATGTTCATGTCGATCGAGATCATGCTTAACGCCGTAAACCTGCTGCTGGTAGCTTTTTCTACCTATCACCAGGATGCGCAGGGGCAGGTATTCGTATTCTTCTCTATGGCTGTTGCCGCTGCCGAGGTTGCCGTGGGGCTTGCCATATTGGTAGCCGTGTACAGGAACCTGAACAACATTGACATTGATAATTTGAAAAATTTAAAAGGATAA
- a CDS encoding NADH-quinone oxidoreductase subunit C, with protein sequence MALETTVIQDKLTGKFGEKVTGFILQKGIFSFEVEAASMSEVMGFLKNDPVLRFNFLTDVCGIHYPDNETERQFAVAYHMHNWMDNVRIRFKCFLSADNLEIDSATDHFLGANWQERETYDFYGIIFKGHPQLKRILNMDEMTSFPMRKEFPLEDGGRTDKDDRFFGRITDNAHN encoded by the coding sequence ATGGCTTTAGAAACAACTGTTATACAAGATAAGCTTACCGGTAAATTCGGTGAAAAAGTAACCGGGTTTATCCTGCAAAAAGGCATCTTTTCGTTTGAAGTGGAAGCTGCCTCAATGTCCGAAGTAATGGGCTTCCTTAAGAACGACCCTGTACTTCGCTTTAACTTCCTTACCGACGTGTGCGGCATTCATTATCCTGATAATGAAACCGAAAGGCAATTTGCCGTAGCCTACCACATGCACAACTGGATGGATAATGTTCGCATCCGCTTTAAGTGTTTCCTGAGCGCAGACAACCTGGAGATCGATTCGGCTACCGATCATTTCCTGGGCGCTAACTGGCAGGAACGCGAAACCTACGATTTTTACGGCATTATCTTCAAAGGGCATCCACAGCTTAAGAGGATATTAAATATGGACGAGATGACCTCTTTCCCTATGCGGAAGGAATTCCCATTGGAAGATGGCGGCCGTACGGATAAAGACGATCGTTTCTTCGGAAGGATAACCGACAATGCACATAATTAG
- a CDS encoding NADH-quinone oxidoreductase subunit D: MSDLLLPPEHRYAKMIEQRQNEDGSELSILNLGPTHPATHGIFQNILLMDGERILDGEGTVGYIHRAFEKIAENRPFYQITPLTDRMNYCSSPINNMGWWMTLEKALDIEVPKRVQYMRVIIMELARIADHIICNSVLGVDTGALTGFLYVFQYREKIYEIYEEICGARLTTNMGRIGGFERDWSPEAFKKINTFLEEFPPIWTEFENLLTRNRIFMDRTIDVGPISADKAMSYGFTGPNLRAAGIDYDVRVMSPYSSYEDFEFDVPVGKSGDTYDRFCVRNAEVWESLKIIKQALAKMPEGPFHANVPDYYLPPKEDVYHNMEALIYHFKIVMGEIPVPKTEVYHAVEGGNGELGFYLITDGSRTPYRLHFRRPCFIYYQAFNDMVRGQMLSDAIATLSSLNVIAGELDA, translated from the coding sequence ATGTCAGACCTGTTATTACCACCGGAACACCGCTATGCCAAGATGATCGAGCAGAGGCAGAATGAAGACGGCAGCGAGCTTTCCATACTGAACCTTGGGCCAACACACCCTGCCACGCACGGCATCTTTCAGAACATCCTGCTTATGGATGGCGAAAGGATACTCGATGGCGAAGGCACTGTAGGCTATATTCACCGCGCTTTTGAGAAAATTGCCGAGAACAGGCCGTTTTACCAGATAACCCCGCTTACCGACAGGATGAACTACTGTTCCTCGCCTATCAACAATATGGGTTGGTGGATGACACTGGAAAAGGCCCTTGATATAGAGGTACCAAAAAGAGTTCAGTACATGAGGGTAATCATCATGGAACTGGCGCGTATTGCCGACCACATCATCTGCAACTCGGTACTGGGTGTGGATACCGGCGCACTGACAGGCTTCCTTTACGTTTTCCAGTACAGGGAGAAAATTTACGAGATATACGAAGAGATATGCGGCGCCCGCCTTACTACAAACATGGGCCGCATCGGAGGTTTTGAAAGGGACTGGAGCCCGGAAGCCTTCAAAAAGATAAATACTTTCTTAGAAGAATTCCCTCCTATATGGACAGAATTCGAAAACCTGCTTACCCGCAACAGGATTTTTATGGACCGGACTATAGACGTAGGCCCTATTTCTGCGGATAAAGCGATGAGCTACGGCTTTACCGGCCCTAACCTTCGTGCTGCAGGTATTGATTACGACGTTCGCGTGATGAGCCCTTACAGCTCGTATGAAGATTTTGAGTTTGACGTGCCGGTTGGAAAATCGGGTGATACGTACGACCGTTTCTGCGTGCGCAACGCCGAGGTGTGGGAAAGCCTCAAGATCATAAAGCAGGCATTGGCCAAGATGCCGGAAGGCCCTTTCCATGCCAATGTGCCTGATTACTACCTTCCTCCAAAAGAAGATGTTTACCATAATATGGAAGCCCTCATCTACCACTTTAAGATCGTGATGGGTGAGATACCTGTACCTAAAACCGAAGTGTATCACGCTGTGGAAGGCGGTAACGGGGAGCTTGGCTTTTACCTTATAACGGACGGAAGCCGCACGCCATACAGGCTGCATTTCCGCAGGCCGTGCTTTATTTATTACCAGGCATTCAACGACATGGTGAGGGGGCAAATGCTTTCGGATGCCATTGCAACATTATCAAGCCTCAATGTTATTGCAGGCGAATTAGACGCTTAA
- a CDS encoding NADH-quinone oxidoreductase subunit A: protein MDTNQMSYFPIFMQLLLATGFVGGTIFISNLLGPKRNSVNKDKNFECGIESIGNARIPFSVKYFLVAILFVLFDVEVIFMYPWAINFREMGLEGLVKMGIFMLLLIVGFFYVMKKKGLEWE from the coding sequence ATGGATACAAACCAGATGAGCTACTTTCCGATATTCATGCAGCTTTTGCTTGCAACGGGATTTGTTGGCGGCACTATCTTCATATCGAACCTTCTCGGGCCGAAGAGGAACTCTGTAAATAAAGACAAGAATTTTGAGTGCGGTATCGAGTCTATCGGTAACGCGCGTATCCCATTCTCCGTAAAATATTTCCTTGTAGCGATATTATTCGTACTGTTTGACGTAGAAGTGATCTTCATGTACCCATGGGCGATCAACTTCCGTGAAATGGGCCTTGAGGGATTGGTGAAGATGGGAATTTTCATGCTGCTGCTTATCGTTGGATTCTTCTACGTTATGAAGAAAAAAGGCCTTGAGTGGGAGTAG
- a CDS encoding cold-shock protein — protein sequence MRTGKVKFFIESKGFGFITDDETGKDIFVHATGLRVEGVREGDKVSYVEEDGKKGKVAAQVAALED from the coding sequence ATGCGAACAGGCAAAGTAAAATTTTTTATTGAATCTAAAGGTTTTGGATTCATAACAGACGACGAAACAGGCAAAGACATTTTCGTACATGCTACAGGCCTTAGGGTTGAAGGAGTCCGTGAGGGCGACAAAGTAAGCTACGTAGAAGAAGACGGCAAAAAAGGTAAAGTGGCTGCTCAGGTAGCAGCGCTGGAAGACTAA